Proteins found in one Candidatus Nomurabacteria bacterium genomic segment:
- a CDS encoding proline--tRNA ligase, giving the protein MRVTELFTKTSKTVPADETARNAQLLIQAGFIHKEMAGAYAYLPLGLRVIENIKTIVREEMNATGSQELLMTVLQPKEIWEKTNRWDDAVVDNWFKTTLLNGTELGVGLTHEEPIVDAAKGSISSYKDLPKSVYQIGTKFRNEKRAKSGLLRGREFIMKDAYTFAKDQTQHEEIYEKIAAAYHKVYERLGLGDSTYRVKADGGIFTKRYSDEFQTASPLGEDTIFTVPDTDIFFNAEIAPSQAPQGAQPTDTLPMEHLKTPGVTGVQQLSEVLGVPVERTVKTMLYIVDGVLTAVAVRGDYDVNEIKLRTALGATKVALADEATIKETTGAAVGYAGLIGLPNDVQIIVDDSLKTLVNFELGANKTDYHCINVNWGRDLPLPEKLYDVKMAKTGDIHPETGKVYTTFKGVEVGNIFPLETKFTDALDLYYSDENGERKQIIMGSYGIGVSRLMGVIAEHFADDKGLVWPENIAPFLVYLVQIGTDEAVAQAAKNLYTELAAKGIEVLWDDRDARPGEKFADADLYGIPYRIVVSNKTLQSNQYEVKKRSEKDSEMISKEKLVNMFTT; this is encoded by the coding sequence ATGAGAGTAACAGAACTATTTACCAAGACAAGCAAAACAGTACCAGCGGACGAGACAGCGAGAAACGCACAACTTCTTATACAAGCCGGTTTTATTCATAAAGAAATGGCAGGAGCCTACGCCTATTTGCCACTTGGCTTGCGTGTGATAGAAAACATCAAAACCATTGTGCGTGAAGAAATGAACGCCACAGGGAGCCAAGAATTATTAATGACGGTTCTGCAACCCAAAGAAATTTGGGAAAAAACCAATCGCTGGGACGATGCAGTGGTAGATAACTGGTTTAAAACAACGTTACTTAACGGCACAGAGCTGGGGGTAGGCTTAACCCACGAAGAACCAATCGTAGATGCGGCCAAGGGTTCAATTTCTTCTTATAAAGATTTGCCTAAAAGTGTCTACCAAATAGGTACAAAGTTCCGTAATGAAAAACGAGCGAAATCGGGCCTATTAAGAGGCCGAGAATTTATTATGAAAGACGCCTATACATTTGCCAAAGATCAAACCCAGCATGAAGAAATCTATGAAAAAATTGCGGCTGCTTACCACAAAGTATATGAACGCTTAGGTCTAGGCGATAGCACATACCGCGTAAAGGCAGATGGTGGGATTTTTACAAAAAGATATAGCGACGAATTTCAGACGGCAAGCCCTTTGGGCGAAGATACGATATTTACAGTGCCAGACACTGATATATTTTTTAATGCAGAAATAGCGCCGTCTCAGGCACCACAAGGTGCGCAACCGACCGATACATTACCAATGGAGCATCTAAAAACTCCAGGTGTAACAGGCGTGCAGCAACTATCAGAAGTCTTAGGCGTACCCGTAGAGAGAACAGTCAAAACAATGCTCTATATTGTAGACGGGGTACTTACTGCCGTGGCAGTACGGGGAGATTACGATGTAAACGAAATCAAGCTAAGGACAGCGCTTGGTGCTACGAAGGTGGCTTTAGCAGATGAGGCAACGATTAAAGAAACCACTGGTGCAGCCGTAGGCTACGCCGGATTAATTGGTTTGCCAAACGATGTTCAGATTATCGTGGATGATTCGCTAAAAACACTCGTTAACTTTGAGCTTGGTGCAAATAAAACAGACTATCACTGCATTAACGTAAACTGGGGCAGAGATTTGCCACTGCCAGAAAAGCTGTACGACGTTAAAATGGCCAAAACTGGTGATATTCATCCAGAAACTGGCAAAGTATACACGACCTTTAAAGGTGTAGAAGTGGGCAATATATTCCCCTTAGAAACAAAATTTACAGATGCACTAGATTTATACTATTCAGACGAAAACGGTGAACGAAAACAGATTATTATGGGAAGTTATGGCATAGGGGTTAGCCGATTAATGGGGGTTATAGCAGAGCATTTTGCCGATGACAAAGGGTTAGTTTGGCCAGAAAACATCGCACCGTTTTTAGTGTATCTTGTACAAATAGGTACAGACGAAGCTGTAGCGCAAGCAGCTAAAAACTTATACACAGAACTGGCTGCCAAGGGTATAGAAGTCCTGTGGGACGATAGGGATGCTCGCCCAGGTGAAAAATTTGCCGATGCCGATTTATATGGCATACCGTACCGCATTGTGGTAAGTAATAAGACACTACAGAGCAACCAATACGAAGTAAAAAAACGTTCTGAAAAAGATTCAGAAATGATATCAAAAGAAAAACTTGTCAATATGTTTACAACCTAG
- the greA gene encoding transcription elongation factor GreA, whose amino-acid sequence MNKAFKLTQSGIDELQAELDDLIAQRPEITERIKTAREMGDLSENAEYASARSEQDRCELRIKEIEHIIKNAEIIKQPKSANKVHLGSKVVLKSDGGKTQQYQIVGTVEANPLEGKISDESPIGLALMNKTVGDSVEIVTPAQTTLYKVTDIS is encoded by the coding sequence ATGAATAAAGCATTCAAATTAACGCAGTCAGGAATAGACGAACTACAGGCAGAACTAGATGATTTAATTGCCCAACGCCCAGAAATTACTGAACGCATAAAAACAGCGAGAGAAATGGGTGATTTAAGTGAAAATGCAGAATACGCCAGTGCCCGCAGTGAACAAGATCGTTGCGAGCTACGTATTAAAGAAATTGAACACATTATTAAAAATGCCGAAATTATTAAGCAGCCAAAATCTGCTAACAAAGTACACCTTGGCAGCAAAGTTGTCCTAAAAAGCGACGGTGGCAAAACGCAGCAGTATCAAATTGTGGGTACGGTAGAAGCTAACCCGCTAGAAGGTAAAATTAGTGATGAATCACCAATTGGGCTTGCCTTAATGAACAAGACTGTCGGTGATAGCGTAGAAATTGTAACTCCTGCCCAGACAACCCTTTATAAAGTAACTGACATTTCCTAA
- a CDS encoding nucleotide pyrophosphohydrolase, producing MDYKTMQQQALQISNLYDMLNKKHAQKIWNEQDVMAGFVGDVGDLSKLILAKNNLRSKDNVDEALAHELSDCLWSLLVLADKLGIDLDQAFIKTMDSLEQKLTQKL from the coding sequence ATGGACTATAAAACTATGCAACAACAGGCACTACAGATAAGTAACTTGTACGATATGTTAAATAAAAAACATGCACAAAAAATATGGAACGAACAAGATGTTATGGCAGGTTTTGTGGGTGACGTAGGAGATTTATCTAAATTAATATTGGCAAAGAATAATTTGCGTAGTAAAGACAACGTAGACGAAGCTTTAGCGCACGAACTGAGTGATTGTTTATGGTCTTTGCTTGTGCTGGCAGACAAGCTTGGTATAGATTTAGACCAGGCATTCATAAAAACAATGGATAGCCTAGAACAAAAGCTTACTCAAAAACTGTAG
- a CDS encoding site-specific DNA-methyltransferase: protein MSKKILEGVGVSPVFKGSNYALYLHDSIELIKQLPENSIDMIFADPPYNLSNGGFTVHAGKRVSVHKGDWDKSNGVEDDYIFHHNWIKECYRILKPEGTIWISGTYHSIYQCGYALQQVGYKILNDISWFKPNASPNLSGRYFTASHETLIWARKDHKSKHVFNYQDMKNGEWHVVDLIKKEGKQMRSVWAIGTPKQDEKKYGKHPTQKPLALLERIILASTHPSHVILDPFTGSSTTGVAALKFGRKFIGIDLEKEYLNVSKSRLEDVTI from the coding sequence ATGAGTAAAAAAATTCTTGAGGGTGTTGGAGTTTCTCCTGTATTTAAGGGTTCGAACTATGCACTGTACTTGCATGATTCTATTGAGCTTATAAAACAGCTACCAGAAAATAGTATAGATATGATTTTTGCGGATCCTCCATACAATTTATCTAATGGTGGCTTTACTGTACATGCAGGCAAAAGAGTCAGCGTTCATAAAGGCGACTGGGACAAAAGTAATGGTGTAGAAGACGATTATATTTTCCACCATAACTGGATAAAAGAGTGTTATAGAATTTTAAAGCCTGAAGGAACTATATGGATAAGTGGCACCTACCACTCCATATACCAGTGTGGCTATGCGTTACAACAAGTTGGTTATAAAATTTTAAACGATATAAGTTGGTTCAAGCCTAATGCATCACCCAACTTAAGTGGTAGATACTTTACTGCGAGCCATGAAACATTGATTTGGGCAAGGAAAGATCATAAATCAAAACATGTTTTTAATTACCAAGATATGAAAAATGGTGAGTGGCACGTGGTTGATTTAATAAAAAAAGAAGGCAAACAGATGAGAAGTGTTTGGGCTATTGGGACGCCCAAACAGGATGAAAAAAAATATGGTAAGCATCCTACGCAAAAACCATTAGCACTATTGGAAAGAATTATATTAGCCTCAACACACCCATCTCATGTAATACTTGATCCATTTACTGGAAGCTCAACTACAGGTGTGGCTGCTCTTAAGTTTGGAAGAAAATTTATTGGTATTGATCTTGAAAAAGAATATTTAAATGTGTCAAAAAGTCGTTTAGAGGACGTAACTATTTAA